In the Arachis ipaensis cultivar K30076 chromosome B04, Araip1.1, whole genome shotgun sequence genome, GCTATGTTTGCTACGAGGCTGAACCCTGattccaaatttctaattttttgggttaaagagagagaagagaagattTCAGCTAGCCTAAGGATCAAGAAATTGACTTTTGGAAGGAAACCCTAGCCGTGGCTCAAAcaagatacaaaaagaaaattgGTTTTCAATTGAACACCAAGGAGAGAGAACCCGAGAGAGAGCAAAGTGTGTAACCTCACAAACTgagtttgaagtcttggaagtattgcacctacactaaagggagcactttgccaagatgaagaacaatattttgagtttaaaagTTGGGTTCAGCGCATAGAGTCAAGGCTGtgaatcatcatctccttcatggTTTACTATTTGTATTTCTGTTTCAATGTTATATCTTTCTTTGCATTCATTGAGTggtaaaaggcaagaaagagaggcaTTGTGAAAAAGTCATTAAGTGAAAAGGCTGAGAGAAACGCTTGACAGAAAAGTCATGAGTAATTTCAGATTTGTTTttgttgtaatttgttttgagtCTTGTACCTGAAAGATATCCCTTACTAAGTTGGATAAGAACTTAGTATGTCAAGTTTAGATAGTTACATAACCAAATCAAGTTTATGTTGAAGCTTGATGTGTCTCATATAGGATTATGTTGAGTCTTagaaaattggtgtatgtaatatttaaaagatagtgaaaatttcaccaatgttgtggtggagactggatgtagattGCATTCCACacggcaactgaaccaggatatatagCTGTGTCACCTTCTTTCTTTCTGTTCTGATTTTGTTTTTCTGGttttatgagacaaaatggaattgttcCTGCATAATCCACTACACTGGCTAAACAGAAGCCAAATCACATTTTCTGGTTTAAGGCTTTATTAATCAAAGTTAAAAGAaagtcatagattcaaccccctttatCTAGGCCATCAAGAACCTTCAGActtaatcatcaacaaaaacacatcaaattcatttttggatccaaatgaacctctgatggtaatcagtggctaagagaagggggttgaatcttagcttcTTTTTTCCCAGaatattacttttactttttcaacAAACTTCAGGAGATATTTTCACTTTTGTCTCGTAACAAGTTGAGAGACATTTTTCGTTTTATCTCCTAAGAGCCAGAAACaaaaaagaagcagagaagaagaattgacaccagatatatcctggttcagctactagctgcaatgtagcctacatccagtctctatcACAACAATAATGGAATTTTACTATCTTTTtcaagattacaaacaccaattcttttctaggatctacccaatcctatctagGACAATCCAGATTCAGACCCTAATCTGAATTTGATTTGGACTCAAACTAAGCTTTCAAcaacaaagtgctaacccaacttgcaaggaaattCCCACATGATCATGACACACAACAGatagatgtacaaagaaactctgagACATATATGGCTTTTTCTCTAATATTGCTCACTGCCTTTTAtctctcactggctttttcttacaaatctcaccatgtttgcctttcaccatgagactcagacaaacaatacaaagaaaaagaaaataaaatgaacaccattgaaggagaagaactcagaGAGTTTTAGGATAGCTATGAAAACTCTGTGCTTTTTTCACTTTCTCtccttgatctcaacccttggccgttcacccttaatatagaagggtgaagcttccaaggttgaaaccagtTCAACCAATCCAGCAGCTTCTTCTCCAACCTTAGAGCAGCAGCGGTTCAaacagagaggagagagagggaacCCGAAGCTGCTTGCATGTACCTCTCTCATCATTTTTCATCCATCTTCTTCAATCTAGGCCATTGATCTTGACTTTGGCCCTAAGAATTGATTCTGAGCATTGATGAGCATCTGACCCATGCTGGCTTCATGCTTTCCATTTTTGTTTCTTCCAGCTAAAGACTCTGAGGCTTACATCTTCTTTGAAGCACAAAAATGGAAAAAACTTTCTATTGTTCCTTTACCAAGAGAGATTTGCTTCCTGACTGAAGCTTTTCTTTCCTTTCATGGCAAGAAAATCTTTTGGCCCTTCTTCACAGATTTTTCCTTTTGTAGAAAAAATCTTTCTTAGCCTTTCTTTATAGGCTTTTCTCTGTGGCTTCCatttttcttctatcttcttttttgaGTGATTGATTTGACCGAagcaagagagagagaagagaggaagcaaGAAAGCTTTCGGTGGAAGCTATCAAtacaaattaaattgaattgaatttagaATTTCGGTTACCAAGAAATGCAATTAATTGAATTGGAATTTGTGTTCCAATAACCAAGACATGAAGACTTTGTCAATTTGAATCCCTTTGGTTTTGTGATCATCGAAAGGGTTGCTAAGGCTTTGGGCCATCTATCCTTTTTAATTTGTTTAGCCACTTGAAGTAAATAATTATTGTTGAGCTAAGTTTGTTTGACAACCAAAACGGGCTTGTATTGACTGGCCCAATAGAAAACTAATTTTTCTTCCTGCACACAAACAGCAACATCAAACAACCAATTGGACACAATTACATAAACattcaataatatttttattaatttccttatttatattttaataatgtttgatcattatTTCAATTTTCCAAACTCAGCaacctcaaataaactaagaaattaaTCGAAATTATTTAATGTGGCACCAGAAAAAATCAGAACTaataaagatgttagcaaaatGTTGCAGTGAAAGAAAAAAGGCTTTAAACCAaattgggttggtctagtggttagctcatagcctgcttaaacaagtgtcgagAGTTCAAATCCCGCCttatgcatgcagcaacccattgaccATCGACAAACCCTTCAATGGAGCTCAGTATCGCGGCGGATTAGTTTTTGATCTGTCGGGCTAGGGGATActgtgaaaagaaaaaaaacatttATATCCTAACATTCATTAAAAAAGAGAACAAAAATAGTTACCAAGTACTAAACATAATGATAACAACGATATGTATAAGAAGAAAatgataataacaataacaatgatgatggtgatgatgatggaagaagaggaggaggaaaagaaatgagaagaagaaattcaaatgagaaaaggaggaagagggagaggaggaggatgagGTGCTGGTAttgttggtgatgatgataacaaaagagaaaaataacaaaaaaaaaaaaggaaaagaacctGTGTGTacgaatttgaaagaagaagcagcagcgaCGACAATGAAACGTGCGCACGTAAATTTGAAATACTTGGTTAGAGTTATGACTTGGatgtaaaattttatttaattttttatctggtGAACTCTTGAACCATTCCTGATAATTTTAAGAACTGAATTGGATTAAATGTTTGATTAAAAAAGTATGTGGAATGCAACATTCCATGAATATATTTCAACATCAATGTCATCAAAATTGCAAGTTTATAAATTCGTGTAAAATTTCCTATGGGTCTAAAATGTAATTACCCCAGAGATATATTCATGTTAACTTTATAACAAGCAttataactaataattaaaatgtcGAGCTGTAATATTTTGTCGAAAAATATTATTGCAACAACTCAAAAAGTACCGGATAATAAGTTTGGGTTGAActagaaaaatacagatcccaCTTCCCACACATGAATTTGTCCTTTTTTCAACTCATCTTTGTTTGTCAACTGTCGATTGCATTTTCAAAGGCATAAACTAGAGTTTAAAAATTTGATAGCCTGCGATCAATTTCTCCAAGAAGTCTATAATAACATGTATTATATACTATCAAAGGAACAAAAGAACATTGTCTATTTCCAGTGGTTGAAGCAAATCGAATCCGCAAACCGGAAACTAGGATTATAATTAACTACTACTTTATCTACTAGACACTGCAGCTTCCCCCCAAAAAGAAAATCAGTCAGGTCTATATCAAAATTCTCAGAACTTCCTACTCCTACACCTGATTTTGTGATTGATAGTTCATACCAGTGGATCTGAGATTGAGAAATATGAAGCTTGATGTCAGCCAAATCATCTTTTTACACGTTTCAATTGCAGCTTCATTTCTTCCATAAACAGCCAGTGATCCATCGTTAACTTCGGTAGCAAAAGATCAAGGAGATGCCACTCTCATTTCTTCTCAAGAGTCAATGCTTCAGTCTTCAGCAGCACATTTGATCTTTATCTACATCATGTTCTTAACAAGTTGAATGGACGGCATCCAGGGACACTGAATGGACACTCTCGGTCATACACAAGCCCTCCTTGCTATGAAAAGTAGCTGCAATTGGACCGTTTTCATTGCCAGTGTGCAGGAAAGAGCCAGATCCATCCTTAGCTTCAATAATAAGGGAGGGGTCACCATCTTTCGGAATTTCTTTGTCGGTATCAATACCTCTACCAGCACATTTCATCTTGTCTACATGATGATCTAGACACATTGGATCCTGTGCTTCTCCGTTTGAAGATACTGATTTTACACTGTCCATCACTTCAGAGGCTTCAATGACATGAGAAGAGGTCTCAGTTGGAGCTTTTTCATGATCAGAGTTCTGTAAGAATTCTGATCTGTTTTTGTCTTCAATAGTAAAGGAGGAGCCACCATCTTTTGAAATTTCTTCTTCCATGTTAGTACCTTCAGCAGATACAACCACATCTACATGATGTTCTTGACAAATTGGATGCAAGCTGTCATTGATATCATAGGAACTTTCATGTGGAACATTTTTATCATCAGACTTCTGGAAACAGTCGGAGACATCCTTTATTTCAAAAGTATATGAGGAGCTTTCATCTTGTGACATTACTTCTTCAGCATTCACACGTCTATCAGCAGATAATATGACCATATCTGCATGATGGTCTTGAGAAATTGAATGCAATGATTCCATTTGCGGAAATACTGATTCAATACTATCCATCGTAGGTAAGCCTTTCTGGATGTGGCAACTCTGGTCTTTGCAAGAAGCCAAAGAAGCCTTCAGGTCTTTTATGCTCTCCAGACACTCTGATCCATCTCTACCTGCAGCAGTCCCATCTCTTGCTCTGAGTCCTTTACCGCACACCAATCCCTTGGCATGACTACTCTTATCTTCAGAATGTGGTTGACCAATGTATTTTTGCCATTCAGAATATGACTCAATACTATTGATTGTAGGTAAGCCTTTCTGGAAACTCTGGTCTTTGCAAGAAGCTGAAGAAGCAGTCAGGTTTTGAGTGTTCTCCAGACACTCTGATTGAACACTACCAGCAGCAGTCCAATCACTTGCTCTTACTCCTTCACCACACACAAATCCCTTGGCATGAGTACTACAATCTTCAGAAGCAATGCACTTTTGCCCTTCAGCATCGGTTTTAAGGTTCACAGCCATTTTGAGACACATTATTTAAATTAGAACTTTGATGTGAAAATGGTGCTTGTACATTTTGAGGCATTCTAAGATGAATGCCCCTGTCATCAGGAGtggaattcttgttgaaattaGGTCGTATCAACTTCCTTCTCTTTGGCAGCTCAAGCATCACATTCTCACCATTGGCACTCTCATTGGAACTTTTGATCTCACTCTCATCATTAAATTTTCTAACTTTGCTACGGCGCTTGAAATCCACAATAGGTGTTTTATTGGTATTGCCCCCACTTGCAGCAGCAGTCAAATCCATACTTACATCATTTGTCGAACATTCAGAGCAATCCTTCTTGATCTTTGGGCTAATTTGAGTTTTATCCTTCAAACTACAATCTCTCTTCATCCTCGAGCTAATTATTGGGGTTTTATCCTTTGAACTGCAATCACTCTTGATCCTGGAGCTAATGATTGGAGTTTTATCCTTTAAACTTTCAGCTATGTTGCGTTTAACTAATGGTGTTGCCTTTCTTTTCAGCATCCATTGATGATGGCTCTGATGAACCATTTCCATCACTTGATCAACTGAGGTGTCCATGCCATATCCCTCATATGATGCTTTGTTccttttttctattttgttaacATCCTGCATGAAAGTTAAGCGAGAAAACACACTAACTTTTTTCTTTGGATAACCAAAACTTCTATTTTGACAATCACCATAACATTCAGTATCATATTCATTAACTAATGAATCATCATATTGGACATGGAAATAACCCTCACTAGCCCAAGGAACATCAGGAATAAATGACTCATTATTCTTCTCCAGTGTCATCTCATGATCCAGATTTCCTCTAGATGACATGGGATGGACATCATCGCCCAAATATGATTTGCGATTTTGGAACAAAGAAAAGATCTCATTTACTCTGTCGCTTCCAATATCTGAAGGAGGAACAAGGGATGATGACGAGTTTAAGGAAGGAATATCATTGTGACCCTCATATACAACAGATTCAGCTGCAATCTGGTCAGCTTTCCTAGCAACATTGAAAGGCAAGTAGTCCCTGTCTCTACCATACAGACCATGATTTAGAAAGTCATAGCCAACATCGTGGCATCTATTCATATCATTCAATTCTGTAGGCATGAGACATGTTTGATTACTCGAGGAATTCACTCCACAGTTGCTTGGAAGAGCACTCTCTAGTATTGAGTTCGGACCATTGTTAAATCTCACAGATGAAGACTGACTAAAATTTAAATCAGGATATTCTGGATCATACAGAAAGGTCCTCTTAGAACCCACATCTCCATGTGTTACACATGAATCAACAGGTTGAATCTTAGCAGAAGTTGGCCTAAATTGATTTTGAGCCAAAGAATTATGCTCTAAATGGGATGGTCTTGGAGTGTAATCTGGATCGTACAGAAAGGTTCCCTTAGAAACCGTACCTCCACGTGTTGCACGAGAATTGTTGAACGGTTGGTGGATTGGCTGAACTGTACCAGATGTAGGTCTCAGCTGATTTTGAATCAAAGAATTATGCTCTAACTCAGGCTTGCCATAAAAGTCTGTTGAATTGGTACTGGAATGATGTAAACCAGGATTATCGTCTGAAAACGACATTCTCTGACCTGTCTGTCTCAATTCTTCACTTAACCTACTAGTCGTTGATACACCATCACCATTAACTCTAATGTTATCAGACAGACTTCTAGAGTATCCAGATGAGAGGGTTGGCCCACAATGCATATCCATATAATGTTCTTTCTCATGCGAAGCATACCCAAAATCATCGTATGATGTCATATAGTTGCCAATGTATCCACTTGAGGTGTCCACTGAGAATTCACCAGGTCTTCCTTGCTTATTTGTTGCACTGCCACTTGCATTAAATCTAAATTCAGCTTCTCCATAGTATTGTATAGAATCTCCTTGGAATTTATGTTGCATTACTGGTGACATGCTAGCATCCACACCTTGCCCATCATCTTTCACACACTCTATATGCATTCCATGATCAACAGATCTTCCAGATTTGCCCATTGGGTATGACTCTGATTTCAAGTCTTTCATTCGAGATGATAATCTCTCAGGAATCTCTGGTTCTAGCCTTCTCATACTGAACAGATGTAGGAGTTCATGGACCTACACAACAGCACAAAAACCAGATTGATGTAAAATTTGCATTACAAAGAAAACTCACATTTCATTCAAAACTAATCATCTACAAGACAATAGCAAACCTGCTTTTCAGAAAGCCCAAAGTTGAACTTGTTGGCTGAAAAGTAGTTTTCTATGATTGCATACTTGAATACACTTTGTGAGAGTGGCTTACAATGCCATATTGGAATGAACTTAACCTACATAGTACATCAATAAGAAACTGAGACCACAAGTCCACAATATTACCCTAAGTAAGAAAACTGCAcaaatgaaaatcaaatgaaAGGAATGTTTCACTGTAGTTTAAACTCAAAAAACGAGAAAAGGGAAGGATTCCATCTTTTTCTTTGATAGAAGAATTTGACTAGTACAGAGAGAAAGAGTACACAGATTCGCATTGCAATTGCAAGAACaaacaagagaaactaaggaTGAAACAGAACACTCCAAACTCGCAACATACATGAAATCTGAAAGAGAAATTCACATCATAAAATCCCAAAATTCACACCAAATAGAAGTCAAATCAAATCCCACCAACTTATCTGAAAGGGGATGGATTCTTACCTGAGCAGAGAATTGAGTCCTCAACGAACTAAAGGCATTAGGCACGATATTCATACCACCATCACTGGCAGCCTTGAACACCCCATGAAGTTGTTTCTTCTCATATTCAAACAGAAACAGAATCATGCCAGCCTTAATCTGCTCTACAAAGTGGATTGCAGACGAAGGGAGACCGAAAAGTCCCTTCTTAAAACATTCCCTCTTCGTTGCACTATTTGACAAAAAGATCGCTCCATAATCCGGTAGCTTTCCAGCAGCATTGTTATGCTTATCATAGAACCCCATTGATAATTTGATATCTTTTACTACATAAAGCTATCAcattagaaaataaaaacaacGGAATGTATTGCACAACTAAACATAAACACGAATTCACCTTCCAAGCTTCAAACATTATACTCCGAAGTCACAATCAGTAACATCTTTGTCAATAAACGCTAATATATATGAATAATTTGAATCCAGACACAAACCTAGGTCAACAACAGCTACAGTCCAGTACGATTACGCAATTAACCTAGATCAAAGAAACCTAACCTAAACATTGTTTTTACGCATGATTATTTGCTGTATATAagcaattatttttaaaaataaaataaaataaaataaaatatataatcgttttttgaattttgttaaatgaaaaaaaaataacctACTTCACAGAGTGATCGGAGCAGCAGAAAAAACTAGCGAACAAAATCAATGAATTGATAAGAAAAAATAGCACGAAGAAAAAAGCAAACAGCGCGAGGCAATGGATAAAAGAGCGTGTAGGTAGGAcgttgattgattgattgattgatacGAAGAACAAAGGAGCGTGGAATgcgatgagaagaagaagaagaagaaaagtgagAATGGCaatgagagagaggaagagagcgtACCGATGGGGATGGGAATGGTGGCGGAGGGAGGGTTTGGTACTTTTGCCGCTTTGGAGAAAAGAGGAGGGAAGGGAACGTGACGTGATCGCGGTTTTTGCTGCGTCAAAAAACAAAAATGGGTGAACGGTGAACTCATAAAGATCATTAAATATGATTTCTTATGGGAGAGGGAGAATCAGATAATAAGATAAGATATAACAATAACAAGAACAAGGTGATAGAGTAATTAAGACTCGTTtggagttatatatatatatagtaactactaaataataataataataatattcaataaaattattagagattattctataagaaatttaaagttaaaactatttgatatttttgtatttaatataattaaaagatgtcctattttaaaaaatatgtttgtattaaaagaaaatattttaatttagctttcagAACATCATTATTCACTTTATTTGTTTCTAACGAAAAGAATGTATTAATATGCTAGTATCATGGTCCACATGCATAAAgttaagttaataataataaagctTGAcatataataaaagtaaaatagatGGGAACTGCTATGTCTAACAGAGAAAAACGTTAGGGATNATAATTTTAAAATATGTGGTGTAAaagtatatataataaaaaaatttagaaaatatattaaaaatatatttatttttgtatttttattttttttgttttttgaaaaaataaataaatttacagCAAATACAGATATTCAtgtgattttttaaatttgattatgTTATTAGttatattaaatatttatatttgaatttttagtttagaagtacttattttaaagttgtagcatTTGGATAAATGAttcaaaaaatacaatttttttacacAAAGAGAATGGATATTAAAATAACCATGATAACAAATATCTTTCAATATTAAATGTTGATTTTACATTGACTTAATCACTAAGATTTAATACCACACACaatgttaaatacaaatttaataataaaaatagagtagtagaatgataaaaaaaaattttggaaagaaCATATGCAGCAGGTGGTTTAGATAGAATATTGTGTGAAAATAGTGATGGAGGGTCAGTACTTTCAGTAGATGAAACATTATGTGAAAATACGTGGAGAGCTAATATTTTCAGcagaaatagaaaatattttttacagATCTAAGAATGAAAGTAGCACAATGGTCTTTTTTATTTTgaagttaaattttttttaatggaagTGATAAAATTACTTCTGAGGAAGAAGAAATCATATTTTTCTACTTATTCAAAAGCTCTCAATTAACTTCTcgaaaagttaaaaatatttatcaaaaatGGTACCAAATACGCCTAANNNNNNNNNNNNNNNNNNNNNNNNNNNNNNNNNNNNNNNNNNNNNNNNNNNNNNNNNNNNNNNNNNNNNNNNNNNNNNNNNNNNNNNNNNNNNNNNNNNNNNAGCACCTAATATTAGAATTAATCTCTACATCCAAATCATTTAATCAATTGAATCCAACAAAGTAACTTTCACCTAATTCACCTCCACGCGCCACTACTTCTAACAAACTTTTAGAGGGTGACAAAACGGGTTGAACCCGCTAAAAAAGACGGGTCGGGTTAGAATTTGAAAGccgtcaaattaaaaaaatccacCAAACTCGCACCGCCAAATTTGTGAGTTTTGGCTGGGCAGAGCGGGTTGGCCCGTCGGCCAAagatttttattttcctttttttttattaataaaattcattttttatttatattcttcttttagttattaactttatttattttattttacaattttatatatatgcttaaattatgtgacttattttttaaaataaagatggttctattgataaatattattttgaacaattttattgaagttaaaattaaagaaaaaagatagtgaaaaattatattataatttgactattttttatttgtatttaattttttaattattatttttggttaattttaattaattttatttttcaaaaaaaaacagAGCTAAACGGGTTGTTTGCCGGCCCGCCAATCCTCCATAAAGCGGGGCAAGGTAGCATTTTGAACCCACTTTAGTTGGCGAGGTGAGCCGACCCGCCCCATTTACGGTACAGACCTAGGCGGGGCAGGCTTGCCACCCCTACAAACTTTTGACTCAACTTGCAAATATATATAACTGTCATTTTTCATGCGAATTTCGTTTTCTTTCTCAATTTTTCTCAACGTTTTCTGCATCTCTATGTTCTGTTCCATCTCTGCGTTTTTTgtgtttctctttcttctctatgTTCTCTTTGTTCTATGCATTCTCTTCATTCAAGTTTAATGCTTTTTTATCTGATTTGAATATAAagtttttgaaatcaagttttgaaATTAGGTTTGAACAGGTATTTCATTGTCGAAGATAATAAACGATTCAAGTTCAGACTATCAATAAAAATCAGATCAAAGtggattattattttgaatcgaATCAAGTGGTTGAGGTctggttcgattctagttaatgtAGTTCATTAgcagtttatgattctgtaggtgaataatgttatTTTTGTCTTTGAAACTTGTTATTCatagttgatggtttgaattgaatgtaatataGGAGTTCTAAATCTGAATTATTATTATGATAAATCTGTTCTGTTCTTGTTTTGTTGTATTTCTATTTATAAATAGGTGTATTTTGGTAATCTTTCGATGTATTTTTAGGTTCAGTCTTTCAATTGGACCAGGCCGAAGtgtattattattttgaatcgaATCAAGTGGTGAGGTGTAGTTTGAATATAGTTATGTAGTTTGTTAgttgtttatgattctgtagttgaataattttgtttttatttgtgaaaattgttgtttatggttgatggtttgaatttgaatataaTGTACAAGTTAtaaatttgattttattattttgatgaatCTGTTTCGTTCAAAATTTTggagtattttaattctaatatgGTGTATTTTAGAATGATTTCAGTGTATTTTTAGTTCCTGTGTGATGTTGATGAGCAGCTTGTTCTAAAAGTTGGGATGACTTTTAACACACTTGAAAAAgctaaaatattttacaaaaattaTTCTAAACTCGTAGGTTTTTCTACAAAAATCTGGAacacaaataagaaaagaaatgaaattaagaaccaattgattacatgtactagaaagggaaaatggaaatcaaaCATATCTCCAACTGAGAAGACAAATTCCTCAGATGGATTaaattgtcctgcaagaatttatatacatatgttgaaggatgttggtgtttggatcatttcgaaggttgtgttgcatcattcacatcCGTGCTGTCCAAATCAAGTAGAGATGCTTAAACAATACATGTAATTAAGCATGTTTGTATGACAtaaatagagaataacgaggaagccataatcagaccaagcaaaacatatcaaTCATTTGTCGCAACAGTACGTGGTCATCGTGAATtaagttttattgaaaaagatatgagaaaTTGTATCACGAGAGAAGTGCGGAATATTTCGGAACTAGAGAATGcaaaaaaatttggaaaataCTTATTAAGGTTGATCAGTCAATTAAGATTGCTTTTTGGGCTGACCCAAGAAGCAGGACTGCTTGTGAGTATTttggagatgttatttcattcgaTAACacttacaatacaaacaggtaatatgTTATTCTGGTTTATGTGTATTTTGAAACACTTTCAGTGTATATATATGATTTGTTTCTGTGTCGTTGTATTCAGGTATAATCTAGTTTTTGATTCTTTTGTTGGGGTGAATCACCATGGTCATTCAACATTTTTGAGATGTGCCTTGATGAAAAACGAGGATATTCAATCATTCAAATTGTTATTTAAATGTTGGTTTTGTTGCATGGGAGAAAATGCTCCGAAAGGCATTCTTACCGATCAATGCGCATAAATGCAAAGGACTATTGAGGCTTGCATGTCCACAACAATTCAATGGTGGTGTATTTGGCATATTATGAAGAAGTTCCCAAGTAAATTAAATAGCCACAAGCAACACAAATAAATTGAACACGAGATGAGTCATGTTATTTGAAACTCTTTTACAAAAgaatcatttgataggaattggaataatTTTCTGATGAAGTATGATGTTGGGGACAACAAGTGCCTTTCAGGTAATGGTGTCTTTATTATGATTAACTCATGTTGTTACTTTTAATGTGTGGATATTTATGTATTTTGCTTATGCAGTAGAGGTGTCAAACTGTATGTCTTTCGGTGTATTTTGGTTCtgatttattttcttatttttccaaTGCTTTTCGAAGATCATCATTCACGCATTCTAGGTTATCTTGATCACTACTTCTCGGACGGGATGAGAAGCACATAAAGGAGTAAGAGCATGCATGcttttttttaacaagtttattatgTGCAACAACTCACTTAT is a window encoding:
- the LOC107639277 gene encoding uncharacterized protein LOC107639277 isoform X3, whose protein sequence is MIFMSSPFTHFCFLTQQKPRSRHVPFPPLFSKAAKVPNPPSATIPIPIVKDIKLSMGFYDKHNNAAGKLPDYGAIFLSNSATKRECFKKGLFGLPSSAIHFVEQIKAGMILFLFEYEKKQLHGVFKAASDGGMNIVPNAFSSLRTQFSAQVHELLHLFSMRRLEPEIPERLSSRMKDLKSESYPMGKSGRSVDHGMHIECVKDDGQGVDASMSPVMQHKFQGDSIQYYGEAEFRFNASGSATNKQGRPGEFSVDTSSGYIGNYMTSYDDFGYASHEKEHYMDMHCGPTLSSGYSRSLSDNIRVNGDGVSTTSRLSEELRQTGQRMSFSDDNPGLHHSSTNSTDFYGKPELEHNSLIQNQLRPTSGTVQPIHQPFNNSRATRGGTVSKGTFLYDPDYTPRPSHLEHNSLAQNQFRPTSAKIQPVDSCVTHGDVGSKRTFLYDPEYPDLNFSQSSSVRFNNGPNSILESALPSNCGVNSSSNQTCLMPTELNDMNRCHDVGYDFLNHGLYGRDRDYLPFNVARKADQIAAESVVYEGHNDIPSLNSSSSLVPPSDIGSDRVNEIFSLFQNRKSYLGDDVHPMSSRGNLDHEMTLEKNNESFIPDVPWASEGYFHVQYDDSLVNEYDTECYGDCQNRSFGYPKKKVSVFSRLTFMQDVNKIEKRNKASYEGYGMDTSVDQVMEMVHQSHHQWMLKRKATPLVKRNIAESLKDKTPIISSRIKSDCSSKDKTPIISSRMKRDCSLKDKTQISPKIKKDCSECSTNDVSMDLTAAASGGNTNKTPIVDFKRRSKVRKFNDESEIKSSNESANGENVMLELPKRRKLIRPNFNKNSTPDDRGIHLRMPQNVQAPFSHQSSNLNNVSQNGCEP
- the LOC107639277 gene encoding uncharacterized protein LOC107639277 isoform X2, producing MIFMSSPFTHFCFLTQQKPRSRHVPFPPLFSKAAKVPNPPSATIPIPIDIKLSMGFYDKHNNAAGKLPDYGAIFLSNSATKRECFKKGLFGLPSSAIHFVEQIKAGMILFLFEYEKKQLHGVFKAASDGGMNIVPNAFSSLRTQFSAQVKFIPIWHCKPLSQSVFKYAIIENYFSANKFNFGLSEKQVHELLHLFSMRRLEPEIPERLSSRMKDLKSESYPMGKSGRSVDHGMHIECVKDDGQGVDASMSPVMQHKFQGDSIQYYGEAEFRFNASGSATNKQGRPGEFSVDTSSGYIGNYMTSYDDFGYASHEKEHYMDMHCGPTLSSGYSRSLSDNIRVNGDGVSTTSRLSEELRQTGQRMSFSDDNPGLHHSSTNSTDFYGKPELEHNSLIQNQLRPTSGTVQPIHQPFNNSRATRGGTVSKGTFLYDPDYTPRPSHLEHNSLAQNQFRPTSAKIQPVDSCVTHGDVGSKRTFLYDPEYPDLNFSQSSSVRFNNGPNSILESALPSNCGVNSSSNQTCLMPTELNDMNRCHDVGYDFLNHGLYGRDRDYLPFNVARKADQIAAESVVYEGHNDIPSLNSSSSLVPPSDIGSDRVNEIFSLFQNRKSYLGDDVHPMSSRGNLDHEMTLEKNNESFIPDVPWASEGYFHVQYDDSLVNEYDTECYGDCQNRSFGYPKKKVSVFSRLTFMQDVNKIEKRNKASYEGYGMDTSVDQVMEMVHQSHHQWMLKRKATPLVKRNIAESLKDKTPIISSRIKSDCSSKDKTPIISSRMKRDCSLKDKTQISPKIKKDCSECSTNDVSMDLTAAASGGNTNKTPIVDFKRRSKVRKFNDESEIKSSNESANGENVMLELPKRRKLIRPNFNKNSTPDDRGIHLRMPQNVQAPFSHQSSNLNNVSQNGCEP